One Coregonus clupeaformis isolate EN_2021a chromosome 21, ASM2061545v1, whole genome shotgun sequence DNA window includes the following coding sequences:
- the LOC121536710 gene encoding homeobox protein Nkx-2.5-like produces MFSSPSTSTPFSVKDILNLEQHTSAEDLVSLDIAPRMDCALPTSSCMLARLKQEPLREMSFGEELHEAKANRNTALNFAAAFYGKSFLEMDIKDGKTDSFEEKYRKDMSYISQSEPVEDLKSEDPDRPAKPRKRRKPRVLFSQAQVCELEHRFKQQKYLSAPERDHLAGVLKLTPTQVKIWFQNRRYKCKRQRQDQSLEMVGIPPPRRISVPVLVRDGKPCLGDSTTYNTSYNVGLNHLTYNSYPAFSNYPNPGCNMNHACNYPTNAVQSFQPSPNNGNYMNFSVGELNNVQNTFPSGNGVSSLHGIRAW; encoded by the exons ATGTTTTCCAGCCCCAGCACGTCCACACCCTTCTCGGTTAAGGATATATTAAACCTGGAGCAGCACACTAGTGCTGAGGATCTGGTCTCACTGGACATCGCTCCACGGATGGACTGTGCCTTACCGACCTCCTCCTGCATGCTGGCCCGCCTGAAACAGGAGCCGCTCCGGGAGATGTCGTTTGGAGAGGAGCTCCATGAGGCTAAAGCCAACAGAAATACTGCCCTCAACTTCGCCGCTGCCTTCTATGGGAAATCTTTCTTAGAAATGGACATCAAGGATGGCAAGACAGACAGCTTTGAGGAGAAATACAGAAAAG ACATGTCATACATCTCTCAGAGCGAGCCGGTGGAGGACCTGAAGTCAGAGGACCCGGATCGACCCGCCAAACCCCGGAAGCGCAGGAAGCCGCGCGTGCTGTTCTCACAGGCGCAGGTGTGTGAGCTGGAGCATCGCTTCAAGCAGCAGAAATACCTGTCGGCTCCGGAGAGAGACCATCTGGCCGGGGTGCTCAAACTGACCCCCACACAGGTCAAGATCTGGTTCCAGAACCGCCGCTACAAGTGCAAGAGACAGCGACAGGACCAGAGCTTGGAGATGGTCGGTATCCCGCCGCCGAGACGCATCTCAGTCCCAGTGCTGGTCCGAGACGGGAAGCCCTGCCTTGGAGACTCGACGACCTATAATACTTCATATAATGTGGGCCTTAACCATTTAACTTATAACAGTTATCCAGCGTTCAGTAATTATCCCAATCCTGGCTGTAATATGAACCATGCGTGTAACTATCCCACAAATGCGGTGCAGTCTTTCCAGCCCTCACCAAACAACGGGAATTACATGAACTTCAGCGTTGGGGAGTTAAATAACGTTCAAAACACGTTTCCCTCCGGCAATGGAGTGTCTTCTTTACATGGCATCAGAGCGTGGTGA